A window of the Vallitalea okinawensis genome harbors these coding sequences:
- a CDS encoding alanine--tRNA ligase: MKANELRQMYIEFFEERGHKTIASASLLPDNDPSVLFTTAGMHPLIPYLLGEKHPLGKRLVDIQKCVRTCDIDEVGDLTHLTFFEMLGNWSLGDYFKAESISMSYDFLTTKLNIPIENIAVTVYEGDENVPRDDESYEIWMEKGLKDHQIFFYGRKENWWGPAGLTGPCGPDTEIFFDSGKAKCSETCGPACNCGKYVEIWNNVFMEYNKNADGTYSILKQKNVDTGMGFERVLAIMNGKNTVYRTELFIPIIEKVEELTGVKMIEDNEKSFRIICEHIRAATFILGDQKAITPSNTEQGYILRRLIRRAIRHCKKLGADNIVCEIADKIISMYCDVYPELSENKEFILTQLNKESTLFAKTIDRGLKQAEKYFNHISSSSILSSELAFKLYDTFGFPIEFTQELASEKGIMVDMDGFYEKFKEHQEKSRQGAEAKFKGGMADNSVQTTKLHTATHLLNGALRTVLGDSIYQKGSNITSERLRFDFSFHRKLTKDELIKVSDIVNEAIQKEINITCKEMSLEEAKNSGAVGVLDNKYGRKVKVYTIDGYSKEICGGPHIENTRKLGSFKILKEESSSSGVRRIKATIQ; the protein is encoded by the coding sequence ATGAAAGCAAACGAACTTAGGCAAATGTATATTGAATTTTTTGAAGAAAGAGGTCATAAAACAATTGCCTCTGCTTCACTATTACCTGATAATGACCCCAGTGTATTGTTTACAACTGCAGGTATGCATCCCTTAATTCCATATCTACTAGGTGAAAAACATCCGCTAGGGAAAAGACTTGTAGACATTCAAAAATGTGTACGTACCTGTGATATTGATGAGGTTGGTGATTTAACTCATTTAACCTTTTTTGAAATGCTCGGGAACTGGTCCCTTGGGGATTACTTTAAGGCTGAATCAATTTCAATGAGTTATGATTTTCTAACCACAAAATTAAACATTCCCATTGAAAACATAGCTGTTACAGTTTATGAAGGAGATGAAAATGTTCCTCGAGATGATGAGTCCTATGAAATATGGATGGAAAAAGGCTTAAAGGATCATCAGATTTTCTTTTATGGAAGAAAAGAAAATTGGTGGGGTCCTGCTGGGTTGACAGGACCTTGTGGACCAGACACCGAAATATTCTTTGATTCAGGAAAAGCAAAATGTAGTGAAACATGTGGTCCTGCATGTAATTGCGGAAAATATGTGGAGATATGGAATAATGTATTTATGGAATATAACAAGAATGCTGATGGCACTTATTCTATTTTAAAACAGAAAAATGTTGATACTGGAATGGGTTTTGAGCGTGTTTTGGCTATCATGAATGGTAAGAATACAGTTTACAGAACTGAGTTATTTATACCTATCATTGAAAAGGTAGAAGAACTAACAGGTGTAAAAATGATAGAAGATAACGAAAAATCATTCCGAATTATTTGCGAGCATATCAGAGCTGCTACATTTATTCTTGGTGATCAGAAAGCAATAACGCCTTCCAATACTGAGCAAGGATATATCTTAAGAAGACTTATCAGGCGTGCTATTAGACATTGTAAAAAACTTGGTGCTGATAATATTGTTTGTGAAATAGCAGATAAAATTATTTCTATGTACTGTGATGTTTATCCAGAACTTTCTGAGAACAAGGAGTTTATTTTAACACAGCTTAATAAAGAATCAACTTTGTTTGCCAAAACAATTGATAGAGGTTTAAAGCAAGCAGAAAAATATTTTAATCATATTTCTAGTAGTTCAATATTGAGTAGCGAACTCGCTTTTAAGCTGTATGACACTTTTGGTTTCCCTATTGAATTTACCCAGGAGCTTGCATCTGAAAAAGGGATAATGGTGGATATGGACGGTTTTTATGAAAAGTTCAAAGAGCATCAAGAGAAGTCACGTCAAGGAGCAGAAGCAAAATTTAAAGGAGGGATGGCTGATAACAGTGTACAAACAACCAAACTTCATACAGCAACCCATCTATTAAATGGCGCGCTTAGAACTGTTTTGGGTGACAGTATTTATCAAAAAGGAAGTAATATTACGTCAGAACGCTTACGATTTGATTTTTCATTTCATCGTAAATTAACCAAAGATGAACTCATCAAAGTCAGCGACATTGTAAATGAAGCTATACAAAAAGAGATTAATATTACTTGTAAAGAAATGAGCTTAGAAGAAGCAAAAAACTCTGGTGCAGTAGGGGTTTTAGATAATAAATACGGCAGAAAAGTTAAAGTCTATACTATTGATGGCTATTCAAAAGAAATTTGTGGAGGACCGCATATAGAAAATACACGCAAATTAGGGTCTTTCAAAATACTTAAGGAGGAAAGTTCCTCATCAGGTGTTCGGAGAATTAAGGCTACTATACAATAA
- a CDS encoding DUF1971 domain-containing protein, with protein sequence MRFQEKKLPEGAVKVGETPLMNEETVLKPILNKHMAPRGKYGYVVVEKGSLQFVWEDNIEDVLLCDKEHPIVITPERYHHVIITGEVEFKVEFYKVKDISDEKLDEESVRPGEQFVK encoded by the coding sequence ATGAGATTTCAAGAGAAAAAATTACCAGAGGGAGCAGTAAAAGTTGGTGAAACACCTTTAATGAACGAGGAAACGGTTTTAAAACCTATTTTAAATAAACATATGGCTCCTAGAGGAAAATATGGTTATGTAGTTGTTGAAAAGGGTAGTTTACAATTCGTATGGGAAGATAATATTGAAGATGTACTATTATGCGATAAAGAACATCCAATTGTTATTACTCCAGAAAGATATCATCATGTCATCATAACCGGTGAAGTAGAATTTAAAGTTGAGTTTTATAAAGTTAAGGATATAAGTGACGAAAAACTAGACGAAGAGTCTGTTCGACCTGGAGAGCAATTTGTTAAATAG